Genomic DNA from Streptomyces sp. GS7:
GACGCCGAGCCGCGCCAGTGAGGCCGCGGCGGCCGCGGCGAGCCGGGGGTGGGCGGTGGCGGCCGTGAGTGCGGGGACCGCGCGCCGGTCGCCCAGGGCGCCCAGGCCCTCGACGCAGGCCAGGGCCACCCGCCAGTACGGGTTGTGCGGGGTCAGCAGCCGCTCCAGGGTGGCGATCAGCGCGGGGACGGACTGCGGGGCGCGGAGTTCGACGAGCAGGCGTACCGGGTGCAGGGCGTAGGCGGTGCGCAGCGGGTTGGTGGCCAGGGCCGCGGCGGCGCGGGCGGTGCGCGGGTCGCCGAGCCTGCCGAGGGCGTGTGCGGCGGTGGCGCAGCGGACCGGTTCGCGGTAGTTCAGGAGCAGGACGAGGGTTTCGAAGGCGCGTTTGTCGCCGGCGCAGCCGAGGATGAAGGCGGCGATCTCGCGGGCCCACAGGGGGCGCTCCACTGCGACCAGCATGCGGGCCAGTTCCTCGCGCCCCGCGGGGGTGTTCTTGCGGGCCAGCCCGAGCAGCCGCTCGTAGGCGACCAGATCCTGTGGGGAGCGGAGTTCGGCCCGCACCCGGTCCGTCAACTCGTGGAATTCTTCTTCCATTTGTCGCTCCCCTCCCGCCTGGCCGCCCGGATCCGCGCGACGTGGCCTGCACCACAGCCTAATGACCCGCACTACCCCTGGTGCTTCGGTTACCCACCGGTTAACCTGGCGGAACGAGCAGCACCCCTGCTCGGGCGGCCTGGTGACGCAGCCGCCGAAAAGTGAAGTCGGTTCGGCACCGCACAGCACGACGCGTAGGCACGCTTCATCGCCACGCACCGCACGACACGTACGGAGATACGGCACGGCCCCGGGACAGGGCCCGCCGTGCCTCCCGCACCGCCGGCGCTGCCCGCAGCGCTGCGGCCCGCGGCCCCTCGCCGCCCGCCGCCGCACGCTGCTTCTCGCACTCCGCGCGGCCCGTTCGTCCGCTCCGCGGACACCCCTCAGTCGTCACTTCTCCCCTGCCCCAGGGGAACACCCTCAGGAGTCTCGCGATGGGCCCTCAGTCCACCCCTGACCTCTCAACCCCCGCTTCCTCACTGTCCCTTGCCACGGTCGCCGTGGTCGGTCTCGGCACCATGGGCACCGGTATCGCCGAGGTGCTCGCCCGGGCCGGCCGTGAGGTGATCGGCATCGACACCGATGACACCGCGATCCGGCAGGCCCGCGCCACCCTCGAAGCCTCCACCGCCCGGGCGGTGCGCCGAGAGCGGATCACCGAGCGGGAGCGGCAGGACGTGCTGGCCCGCTTCCGTACGTTCGGCGACCTCCAGGCCGCCGCGGACGCCGACCTCGTCATCGAGGTGGTGCCGGAGGACTACGAACTCAAGCGGCAGGTCTTCGCCGCGCTGGACGGCATCGTCCGTCCGGAGGCGATCCTCGCCACGGGCACCAACGCGCTGTCCGTGACCCGGCTCGCCGCCGACTCGCAGCGCCCCGAGCGGGTGCTCGGCGTCCACTTCTTCAACCCGGCGCCCGCGATGAAGCTGGTCGAGGTGGTCTCGTCGGTGCTCACCGCCCCGACCGCGGTCGCCGCCGTCACCGAGCTCGCCCGCGACCTGGGCAAGGACCCGATCGCGGTGGGCGACCGGCCCGGTTTCGTCGCCGACGGGCTGCTCTTCGGCTACCTCAACCAGGCCGCGGCGATGTACGAGTCGAAGTACGCGTCCCGTGAGGACATCGACGCCGCGATGAAGCTCGGCTGCGGTCTGCCGATGGGCCCGCTGGCGCTGCTCGACCTGATCGGGGTGGACACCGCCCGTACGGTCCTGGAGGCGATGTACGCCGAGTCGCACGACCGGCTGCACGCCCCGGCGCCGATCCTGGGCCAGCTGGCGGAGGCCGGGCTGACCGGCCGCAAGGCGGGCCGCGGCTTCTACACCTACGAGGCGCCGGGCAGCGCCGCCGTGGTGCCGGACGCGGCGAGCCCCGCGGCCGGCAACGGCGGGCAGCGGACCGGCCGCACGGTCCGCAGCGTCGGTGTCGCCGGCTCCGGGACGATGGCCAGCGGGATCGCCGAGGTCTTCGCCAAGGCGGGCTACTCGGTCGTGCTGGCGGCCCGCAGCCCGGAGAAGGCGGAGCGGGCCAAGGAGCGGATCGCCAAGTCGCTGGGCCGCTCCGTCGACAAGGGCCGGCTGACCGCCGAGGCGCGCGACGCGGCGCTGGCGGCGATCACCCCGGCCGGTTCGCTGGACGCGTTCGCGGACGTCGATCTGGCAGTGGAGGCGGTGGCCGAGGACCTGGCCGTCAAGCAGCAGCTGTTCCGGACGCTGGACAAGGTCTGCAAGCCGGGTGCCGTTCTGGCCACCACCACGTCCTCACTGCCGGTCGTCGCCTGCGCCCGCGCCACCTCGCGCCCGCAGGACGTCATCGGGATGCACTTCTTCAACCCGGCGCCCGCGATGAAGCTGGTCGAGGTGGTCCGTACGGTCCTGACCTCCGACGAGGTGCACGCCACCGTGCGCGAGGTCTGCGCCAAGGTCCGCAAGCACCCGGTGGACTGCGGCGACCGGGCCGGTTTCATCGTCAACGCGCTGCTGTTCCCGTACCTGAACAACGCGATCAAGATGGTCCAGGAGCACTACGCGTCGCTGGACGAGATCGACGCCGCGATGAAGCTGGGCGGCGGCTACCCGATGGGCCCGTTCGAGCTGCTGGACGTGGTCGGCCTGGACGTCTCGCTGGCCATCGAGAAGGTGCTGCACGCCGAGTTCCGCGACCCGGGTCTGGCCCCGGCGCCGCTGCTGGAGCACCTCGTCGCGGCGGGCTGCCTGGGCCGGAAGACCGGCCGCGGCTTCCGTGAGTACGCCCGGCGCTGACGCGCGGCGGCGCCCCGGGGCCGGGGGCGGGTGGGGCGGGCTGCTGGAGCCGCCGGACGGTGGTCCCGGCAGCCCGCCCCAGGTCACAGGGCCGGAGCTGGTACCTCATGCCGCAGGCCGCGTGAATATGCAGTACCGTCCCCACATG
This window encodes:
- a CDS encoding HEAT repeat domain-containing protein, whose protein sequence is MEEEFHELTDRVRAELRSPQDLVAYERLLGLARKNTPAGREELARMLVAVERPLWAREIAAFILGCAGDKRAFETLVLLLNYREPVRCATAAHALGRLGDPRTARAAAALATNPLRTAYALHPVRLLVELRAPQSVPALIATLERLLTPHNPYWRVALACVEGLGALGDRRAVPALTAATAHPRLAAAAAASLARLGVHEDAARAAGGGTPGEGAAADAGPRGGPPADRS
- a CDS encoding 3-hydroxyacyl-CoA dehydrogenase family protein, coding for MGPQSTPDLSTPASSLSLATVAVVGLGTMGTGIAEVLARAGREVIGIDTDDTAIRQARATLEASTARAVRRERITERERQDVLARFRTFGDLQAAADADLVIEVVPEDYELKRQVFAALDGIVRPEAILATGTNALSVTRLAADSQRPERVLGVHFFNPAPAMKLVEVVSSVLTAPTAVAAVTELARDLGKDPIAVGDRPGFVADGLLFGYLNQAAAMYESKYASREDIDAAMKLGCGLPMGPLALLDLIGVDTARTVLEAMYAESHDRLHAPAPILGQLAEAGLTGRKAGRGFYTYEAPGSAAVVPDAASPAAGNGGQRTGRTVRSVGVAGSGTMASGIAEVFAKAGYSVVLAARSPEKAERAKERIAKSLGRSVDKGRLTAEARDAALAAITPAGSLDAFADVDLAVEAVAEDLAVKQQLFRTLDKVCKPGAVLATTTSSLPVVACARATSRPQDVIGMHFFNPAPAMKLVEVVRTVLTSDEVHATVREVCAKVRKHPVDCGDRAGFIVNALLFPYLNNAIKMVQEHYASLDEIDAAMKLGGGYPMGPFELLDVVGLDVSLAIEKVLHAEFRDPGLAPAPLLEHLVAAGCLGRKTGRGFREYARR